In Sphaeramia orbicularis chromosome 10, fSphaOr1.1, whole genome shotgun sequence, the following proteins share a genomic window:
- the purab gene encoding transcriptional activator protein Pur-alpha translates to MADRDSGSDHGGPTAGPGSLPPGTMGAMSRLQHDTEELASKRVDIQNKRFYLDVKQNVKGRFLKIAEVGAGGNKSRLTLSMSVAVEFRDYLGDFIEHYAQLGPSNPDMVQDEPRRALKSEFLVRENRKYYMDLKENQRGRFLRIRQTVNRGPGLGSAQGQTIALPAQGLIEFRDALAKLIDDYGVDEEPAELPEGTSLTVDNKRFFFDVGSNKYGVFMRVSEVKPTYRNSITVPCKVWSKFGNTFCKYAEEMRKIQERSREKRASELLPEGPHGGDDGDDD, encoded by the coding sequence ATGGCGGACAGAGACAGTGGCAGTGACCACGGAGGGCCCACCGCAGGCCCCGGCTCGCTGCCTCCGGGTACGATGGGTGCCATGTCCCGGCTGCAGCACGACACCGAAGAGCTCGCATCCAAGCGCGTCGACATCCAGAACAAGCGCTTCTACCTTGACGTGAAGCAGAATGTTAAAGGCCGCTTCCTAAAGATAGCCGAGGTCGGAGCTGGGGGAAACAAGAGCCGCCTCACTCTGTCCATGTCGGTGGCCGTGGAGTTCCGTGATTATCTCGGGGACTTTATCGAACATTACGCCCAGCTGGGTCCGAGCAACCCGGACATGGTGCAGGATGAGCCCCGGCGGGCGCTCAAGAGCGAATTCCTAGTGCGGGAGAATCGGAAATATTACATGGATCTGAAAGAGAACCAGAGGGGGCGGTTCCTTAGGATCCGACAGACCGTTAATCGGGGGCCTGGATTGGGAAGCGCGCAAGGCCAGACCATCGCTCTGCCGGCGCAGGGTCTCATCGAGTTCCGCGACGCTTTGGCCAAACTCATCGATGACTACGGCGTGGACGAGGAGCCGGCGGAGCTCCCGGAGGGCACCTCGCTCACGGTCGACAACAAACGCTTCTTCTTCGACGTGGGTTCTAATAAGTACGGGGTCTTCATGCGGGTCAGCGAGGTGAAGCCCACGTACCGGAATTCCATTACAGTACCCTGTAAAGTGTGGTCCAAATTCGGCAACACCTTCTGTAAATACGCGGAGGAGATGAGAAAGATCCAGGAGAGGAGTAGAGAGAAACGGGCCTCCGAACTGCTACCTGAGGGCCCGCACGGCGGAGATGACGGCGACGATGACTGA